The following proteins are co-located in the Scomber scombrus chromosome 2, fScoSco1.1, whole genome shotgun sequence genome:
- the mgat3b gene encoding beta-1,4-mannosyl-glycoprotein 4-beta-N-acetylglucosaminyltransferase, translating into MKMRRHRVFLLCTVGLCVISFLHYYKALHYVSLLRELSAPYPNIKSFIMVTGFFWREKGASATPLSPASPEEAPPLPVLRSDSKARGVVGAVGGGGGGGGGGGGGGMDLGIEGVMAGGAGIIGSAGLELRLREEPAPPHPWEKPEENQRGDSRNEERAEPPDHLRPRNPSNPDQPAGPDLSEVLLVRKDHRVAKDQLPDSVESMGDIHTRTHQLQHDKTPYFVRTKAGALCFRQGTEVATPKEYSGKSGGAVANGAVEGGRAGAAGQRKPLQVQQQPSTPPKSKARVRGNGKRLVKCVCRPGWHGPYCGVPTMVYHSNLPTKERLTPRETPRRVINAINVNHEFDLLHVRFHELSQAVDLFLVCESNFTAYGERRTLSFLQLLLNGTYDYIRHKILYVFLDHFPDGGRQDGWIADDYLRTFLTRNGMSRVIGVRSDDVFVINDADEIPAREGLLFLKLFDGWTEPFAIHMRKSLYGFFWKQFGSLEVVSGCTVGMLRDVYDGDGIKLRRREYYTMPGFRKYENDTGHILVQWSLGSPFHFAGWHCSWCFSPEGIYLKLVSAQNGDFPRWGDYEEKRDLNYIRDLIRTGGWFDGSLQEYPPVEPKEHMYAPKYMLENFNRYHYLLENPYSKMPRQSDG; encoded by the exons ATGAAAATGCGGCGGCACAGGGTGTTCTTGCTGTGCACGGTGGGCCTGTGCGTCATCTCCTTCCTCCATTACTACAAGGCCCTACACTACGTCTCCCTGCTGCGTGAGCTCTCCGCCCCGTATCCCAACATCAAGTCCTTCATCATGGTCACCGGCTTCTTCTGGAGGGAGAAGGGTGCCTCCGCAACCCCGCTCAGCCCCGCCTCCCCTGAAGAGGCACCTCCTTTACCTGTCCTTCGCTCGGACTCCAAAGCTAGAGGGGTGGTGGGTGCTgtgggaggtggaggaggaggaggaggaggaggagggggcggaGGGATGGATTTGGGGATTGAGGGTGTCATGGCTGGCGGTGCTGGAATCATTGGCAGTGCAGGGCTGGAGTTGAGGCTCAGGGAAGAGCCAGCACCTCCTCACCCTTGGGAGAAACCGGAGGAGAACCAGCGAGGAGATTCTCGAAATGAG GAGAGAGCTGAACCACCTGACCATCTGAGGCCAAGGAACCCCAGCAATCCAGACCAGCCTGCTGGGCCAGACCTCTCAGAGGTCCTATTAGTGAGAAAAGACCATCGGGTGGCCAAGGATCAATTACCAGACTCTGTAGAATCCATGGGAGACATCCACACTCGCACTCACCAGCTTCAACATGACAAAACACCGTACTTTGTCCGAACCAAAGCTGGAGCCCTCTGCTTCAGGCAGGGGACTGAGGTGGCGACTCCAAAGGAGTACTCTGGGAAATCAGGGGGCGCTGTGGCCAATGGAGCTGTGGAAGGTGGTCGGGCCGGGGCTGCTGGGCAACGGAAACCTCTGCAGGTCCAGCAGCAGCCCTCCACTCCTCCAAAATCAAAAGCGAGGGTTAGGGGCAATGGTAAGCGGCTGGTCAAATGTGTTTGTCGGCCGGGATGGCACGGACCTTACTGTGGGGTTCCCACAATGGTTTACCACTCCAATCTGCCCACCAAGGAGCGCCTGACGCCACGAGAGACTCCACGGAGAGTGATCAACGCCATCAATGTTAACCACGAGTTTGATCTGCTGCACGTACGCTTTCATGAGCTCTCCCAAGCCGTCGATCTGTTCCTTGTTTGTGAATCCAACTTTACTGCCTATGGAGAGAGACGGACTCTGAG TTTCCTGCAGCTCCTCCTTAATGGTACTTATGACTACATACGTCACAAGATCCTGTACGTGTTCCTGGACCACTTCCCAGACGGCGGTCGGCAGGATGGCTGGATCGCTGACGACTACCTGCGTACCTTCCTGACACGCAACGGCATGTCCAGAGTGATAGGCGTCAGGTCCGATGATGTCTTCGTCATCAACGACGCTGATGAAATCCCAGCACGTGAAGGCCTCCTTTTCCTCAAGTTGTTTGATGGCTGGACAGAGCCTTTCGCCATCCACATGCGCAAG TCACTGTATGGATTTTTCTGGAAGCAGTTTGGCTCTCTCGAGGTCGTATCAGGCTGCACGGTGGGGATGCTCCGCGATGTCTACGACGGTGACGGTATCAAACTGCGCCGTCGTGAATACTACACCATGCCGGGTTTCCGCAAGTACGAAAACGACACGGGTCACATCCTGGTGCAGTGGTCATTGGGAAGCCCCTTCCACTTCGCTGGCTGGCATTGCTCCTGGTGCTTCTCGCCAGAGGGAATCTACTTAAAACTGGTGTCAGCACAGAACGGAGACTTCCCACGCTGGGGCGACTACGAGGAGAAGCGAGACCTCAACTACATCCGCGATCTGATCCGGACGGGGGGCTGGTTTGATGGCTCCTTGCAGGAATATCCCCCTGTGGAACCCAAAGAGCACATGTACGCCCCCAAATACATGCTGGAGAACTTCAACAGGTACCACTACCTCCTGGAGAACCCTTACAGTAAAATGCCCAGACAAAGCGATGGCTAG
- the c1qtnf6b gene encoding complement C1q tumor necrosis factor-related protein 1 — translation MLAVCLRLLLLLPLVCCVPSPSRPPTRICRRCCDHSEPPAASAQYQMPEVRAVINMTILKGDKGDRGDKGTPGKPGLEGPNGHQGPMGPKGSKGQAGAPGDACKIPQSSFSVGRRKSLHSVEYYQALVFDTVFVNIHEHFNMFKGKFYCYVPGIYFFNVNIHTWNFKETYLHLMHNDKEQVILYAQPSERSIMQSQSVMMDLALNDEVWVRLYKRERENAIYSDDVDVYITFNGYLVAPSIQ, via the exons ATGTTGGCGGTGTGCTTGAGGCTGCTTTTACTCCTCCCCCTGGTTTGCTGTGTCCCCTCCCCCTCCAGACCTCCTACCAGAATATGCAGACGGTGCTGCGATCACTCTGAGCCTCCTGCAGCCTCGGCCCAATACCAGATGCCAGAAGTCCGCGCTGTTATCAACATGACCATCCTCAAAG GTGATAAAGGAGACAGAGGGGATAAAGGTACACCTGGCAAACCAGGTCTGGAGGGACCCAACGGGCATCAGGGACCCATGGGCCCTAAAGGCAGCAAAGGTCAGGCGGGAGCCCCGGGAGACGCCTGCAAGATCCCTCAATCTTCCTTCTCGGTGGGGCGCCGCAAGTCCCTGCACAGCGTGGAATACTACCAGGCGTTGGTGTTCGACACGGTGTTCGTCAACATCCACGAGCACTTCAATATGTTCAAGGGAAAGTTCTACTGCTACGTGCCGGGGATCTACTTCTTCAACGTCAACATCCACACCTGGAACTTTAAGGAGACCTACCTCCACCTGATGCACAACGACAAGGAGCAGGTGATCCTGTACGCACAGCCCAGCGAGAGGTCCATAATGCAGAGTCAGAGCGTCATGATGGATCTGGCTCTTAACGACGAGGTCTGGGTCCGACTCTacaagagggagagggagaacgCCATTTACAGCGACGACGTGGATGTTTACATCACCTTCAACGGATACCTGGTGGCACCCAGCATCCAGTGA